ACAAGTCCAAGAGCTGCACCTATGGCCGCACCAGGAACATTTCCAAGATATGCCCCAATTGTAGCTCCTGCAACTGCAGGTGCCAGTTGTGATATTGTATTAGACCTTGACTGCCTGATATGGTTGTGTTTAAGTTCATCTCCATTAATGTAATAATCCTGCCATACCTCACCATTATACGCAGTATAACTTGGATGTGGGTACTTCACCCCGGTACCTTTCACAAAATTGACATCGTCCCATACATAAGAAGTTGATCTTGTCACAACCTGTTCATCCTGAAATAAAGATGGAGTTGTTTTCTGAGACAATAATTCTTTAGTTTCCCCGGGGTCCAGAGGATTATATGTTGTGAAATAACTTTCAGTGTTTTCTTCGTTGAGCGTTACATCAACTTTGAAGTTATCAGATAATTTTGTCACATAAAATTCGAGGACCTCTTTTTCGTTAGTGGTTACATCCTCTACTTCCATTATACCTTCTGTGAAATCCTCATCTGTATTGAGAGATATAACAATATCTCCAACTTGAACAATACTTGATGTATCTGTCATTTCTATTATCTGAATATCCGGCCTGTTTTCAATAATAACTTCATTTTCAGCATCTATGGAAGAAAATGCAGTGTTTTCTTTTGCGCTTACAGTGGGTAAACAAATTGAGCCCAATATCAGTAACGTCATGAAAATTGTTGTTACTCTTATCCCTTTGGTTTTCACGAATATACCTCTTAGATTCATTTACTCCAGAAGTAAAGCTACGCTTATATAGTACAAACAGCGAAGTATAACCCTGCCTTCTGGCACGGGGCTTCAGTTATTCCGTCAAGACTGGCTGAACCCCCTACTAACATTTTTACGATGTTGCATTATGTTCTAACTAAGTTACATTATAAATATAATCTGACCATATCATCGAACTGAAAGTGAACATTTGGATACACAGGAATCTATATTTTTCAGAAAAATAAGGTAGAAATCAGTAGATATCCCCAACATCTGACTTGAAGCCGAGAACAATAAGCCATATCGAATAACAAAAACAAAACTTACTTCACCAGCCGATCCTTCGCATCCCGGACCTCATCCAGCAGATCCAGCCGTCCGATCCTCTCAAGTCGCTCGTAGATCAACTCCCAGGCGCAATCCTTCTCAGGATCAACCTCGCATTTGCCATCCATGGAACCACCGCAGGGACCGTTGAGCAGTTCCTTGGGACACTGGGCTGTGGGACAGACGCCACCGAACTCGGCGATGGTGCACTGGCCGCACATGGCACACAGATGATGGATAATCCTGTCTCCTGCCATGGCACCCAGAGATTCGGTGTTGTTGGCAGGATAGACATCCACGTCCACAAAGCGTGCAATGTTGGAAGTGCCGCTTCCGCACGCCATGACAAGCACTGCATCGGCATCCTTTATCTCAGGTGCAAGCTCCTCAAGGGCTTCACATGAGCGAACACTGCATGCTGCCTTTGCAACAACTCCACCGATCACGTTTATTCCGGCATCCTTAAGGTTGGATTTCATCTCGTCGACCTCAGGTTCTCCACCTACATGCTGCTTGGCAGCGCATACGCTGCAGCCTACGATAAAAATGGACTCCTTGTCCGAAAGCATGTCAAGGATCTCGCTAAAGGGTTTGGAAGATGAGATTATCATGATTTCCTCAGATCTTGCTCAGATAGCTGTATTCAATATCAGATTCCTGTTTCAGTGCTTCTTTGATCATCTTTGATATCAGCGGGAGGTTTCTTGCCTGGCATCCCAGCTTATCGGCAAGTTTCCTGACCTGGAGCAATGTGCCCATTACAATGACATCGGTCTTCTCGGTCTCATGGGAGACAGCATCACGTTCAAG
This genomic stretch from Methanococcoides sp. LMO-2 harbors:
- a CDS encoding methylenetetrahydrofolate reductase C-terminal domain-containing protein — protein: MIISSSKPFSEILDMLSDKESIFIVGCSVCAAKQHVGGEPEVDEMKSNLKDAGINVIGGVVAKAACSVRSCEALEELAPEIKDADAVLVMACGSGTSNIARFVDVDVYPANNTESLGAMAGDRIIHHLCAMCGQCTIAEFGGVCPTAQCPKELLNGPCGGSMDGKCEVDPEKDCAWELIYERLERIGRLDLLDEVRDAKDRLVK